From a region of the Sebastes umbrosus isolate fSebUmb1 chromosome 10, fSebUmb1.pri, whole genome shotgun sequence genome:
- the znf503 gene encoding zinc finger protein 503, which yields MITSPSASVLKHSGICVAAAWESSSSCRNSSSASINKPFLHSAPPSDPLRQANRVPIKVLKMLTARSGHILHPEYLQPLPSTPISPIELDAKKSPLALLAQTCSQIGKPDPPPSSKLSSVTNGSSEKESKSGPLKMSDIGVDDKSSFKPYSKPSDKKDSSSSSERGERGESREKSGFRVPSATCQPFTPRTGSPNSSTSASPMPSEGKCGGDDKKESDCNNKNGSTDGSGTTSHSRISVSCGGINVEVNQHQETTPGSKNTSSSDSVTSVSSASVLGSAGLVAPVSPYKPGQTVFPLPPAGMTYPGSLAGAYAGYPQHFLSHGGSLVNAQLANSLGCSKAGSPLAGASPPSIMSASLCRDPYCLSYHCASHLAGAASASCTHESAAAAAAAANALKNSYQLMYPTHHMHGVHTSAPSFTGHPLYPYGFMLPNDPLPHVCNWVSANGPCDKRFSSSEELLNHLRTHTAFTGAEKLISGYPGSSSLANAAAAAMACHMHMPPSSAPGSPGTLALRSPHHALGLSSRYHPYSKSPLPTGAPVPVPAATGPYYSPYALYGQRLTTASALGYQ from the exons ATGATCACGTCGCCCTCGGCGTCTGTCCTCAAACATAGTGGTATTTGTGTAGCAGCAGCCTGggaaagcagcagcagttgtcGGAATAGCAGCTCAGCGAGCATCAACAAGCCTTTTCTCCACTCCGCACCTCCGTCTGATCCACTACGGCAAGCGAACCGAGTTCCCATCAAGGTTTTGAAAATGCTTACCGCCCGGTCGGGACACATCTTGCACCCGGAGTATCTGCAGCCTTTACCGTCTACACCCATCAGTCCCATAGAG CTAGATGCCAAGAAAAGTCCCTTGGCTCTGCTGGCTCAGACCTGCTCTCAGATCGGCAAACCGGACCCGCCACCTTCCTCCAAACTCTCCTCCGTCACCAATGGATCTAGTGAGAAGGAATCTAAATCCGGTCCTCTGAAAATGAGCGACATCGGTGTGGATGACAAGTCGAGCTTCAAACCTTACTCTAAGCCATCAGACAAGAAGGACTCCTCGTCCTCgagcgagagaggagagagaggagagtctCGTGAGAAGTCTGGTTTCCGCGTGCCGAGCGCCACCTGCCAGCCGTTCACGCCTCGGACAGGCAGCCCAAACTCCTCCACCTCTGCGTCACCCATGCCATCCGAGGGGAAATGCGGCGGGGATGACAAGAAAGAGTCTGAttgcaacaacaaaaatggCTCTACGGACGGCTCTGGCACCACTAGCCACAGCAGGATAAGCGTGAGCTGTGGTGGAATTAACGTGGAGGTCAACCAACACCAGGAGACGACGCCGGGCTCTAAAAACACCTCCTCTTCGGACTCTGTAACTTCTGTATCCTCCGCGTCAGTTCTCGGCTCAGCAGGACTCGTGGCGCCGGTTTCTCCTTACAAACCCGGGCAGACAGTTTTCCCTTTGCCTCCTGCCGGTATGACGTACCCAGGTAGTTTGGCTGGGGCCTACGCAGGTTACCCTCAACACTTCCTGTCCCACGGAGGGAGCTTGGTGAACGCACAGCTGGCCAACTCACTAGGGTGCAGTAAGGCCGGCTCTCCTCTGGCTGGAGCTTCTCCGCCCTCCATCATGTCCGCCAGCCTCTGCAGAGACCCTTACTGCCTCAGTTACCATTGTGCCAGCCACTTAGCGGGCGCAGCCAGCGCGTCCTGCACGCACGAGTCCGCAGCTGCTGCAGCGGCCGCAGCGAACGCGCTCAAAAACAGCTACCAACTCATGTACCCGACGCACCACATGCACGGCGTCCACACGTCGGCTCCGTCGTTTACCGGACACCCCTTGTACCCGTACGGTTTCATGCTCCCAAATGACCCTCTGCCTCACGTTTGTAACTGGGTGTCTGCAAACGGACCGTGCGACAAGCGGTTCTCCTCCTCAGAAGAGCTGCTGAATCACCTGAGGACTCACACTGCTTTTACCGGAGCAGAGAAGTTGATATCTGGGTATCCCGGGTCTTCATCGCTGGCCAACGCAGCAGCAGCGGCCATGGCGTGTCATATGCACATGCCGCCTTCAAGTGCGCCTGGGAGTCCCGGGACTTTGGCTCTGAGGAGCCCGCATCACGCGTTAGGACTCAGCAGCCGGTATCATCCGTACTCCAAAAGCCCGCTGCCAACCGGAGCGCCTGTTCCGGTGCCCGCTGCCACCGGCCCTTACTACTCCCCTTACGCACTGTACGGACAGAGACTCACCACAGCTTCAGCGCTTGGATACCAGTGa